In Malus sylvestris chromosome 16, drMalSylv7.2, whole genome shotgun sequence, the following are encoded in one genomic region:
- the LOC126609346 gene encoding aspartic proteinase CDR1-like, protein MIFRFWGVALLDLRRLQGSWFVVDGWCSGGGRGNWPLGVALPTSASNMNHFPLALLAFFILLTQANSHGFTADLIHRDSPLSPWYNSSVSHYDRLHDAFCRSVTRANRFVKPIITSSSSLSSSADIQSRIISSNGEYLMNVSIGTPPVEVLGIADTGSDLIWTQCKPCKQCFNQKPPLFDPKKSSTYRSIPCQSNSCTYLEEAACGTQDYEHETCDYSYRYGDRSFTRGTLAVETFTIGSTTGRPVSLPKILFGCGHQNGGTFDESGSGLIGLGGGPLSLASQLTKSTGGGKFSYCLVPLASNSENPNNNLASKISFGSAGIVSGAGAVSTPLVAKEPDTFYYLTLEAISVGEKRLAYKTKSPNCEDSPAVAVAGNEGNIIIDSGTTLTFLPPGFYDDLVSALEVAINAERVSDPRGILSLCFRSEGDDIGVPVITAHFKGADVKMQAVNTFARMEEDLVCLTMIPSSDVAIFGNLAQINFLVGYDLEDRTVSFKPADCTKH, encoded by the exons ATGATTTTTCGTTTCTGGGGCGTTGCCTTGTTGGATCTCCGGCGTCTGCAGGGAAGCTGGTTCGTGGTGGATGGTTGGTGCTCCGGCGGCGGCAGAGGAAACTGGCCGCTGgg GGTGGCATTACCTACTTCTGCTAGCAATATGAATCATTTTCCACTTGCCCTACTTGCATTTTTCATTTTGCTCACCCAAGCCAATAGCCACGGTTTCACTGCTGATCTCATACACCGCGACTCTCCCCTCTCTCCCTGGTACAATTCATCCGTGTCTCATTACGATCGCTTGCACGATGCCTTTTGTCGTTCTGTCACACGTGCCAATCGCTTCGTCAAGCCAATAATCACCTCATCTTCGTCGTTGTCGTCATCAGCAGATATCCAGTCCAGAATAATATCAAGTAATGGAGAATACCTAATGAACGTATCAATTGGGACCCCACCAGTTGAAGTCCTCGGAATAGCCGACACTGGCAGCGATCTCATTTGGACTCAATGCAAGCCATGCAAGCAATGCTTCAACCAAAAACCTCCTCTCTTCGATCCCAAGAAATCGTCGACCTACCGCTCCATCCCCTGTCAGTCCAATTCATGTACTTATCTCGAAGAAGCCGCCTGCGGCACCCAAGACTACGAACACGAAACATGTGACTATAGCTATCGTTACGGCGACCGCTCTTTCACTAGAGGGACTCTAGCTGTTGAGACCTTCACCATTGGATCAACTACCGGTCGTCCAGTTTCGCTTCCGAAAATTCTCTTCGGTTGTGGGCATCAAAATGGTGGTACATTTGACGAGTCCGGTTCTGGCTTGATTGGCCTCGGAGGCGGCCCTCTTTCCCTCGCTTCTCAACTGACTAAATCTACCGGTGGTGGTAAATTTTCCTACTGTTTGGTGCCTCTGGCATCAAATAGTGAGAATCCGAACAATAACTTGGCGAGCAAGATAAGTTTTGGCAGTGCCGGCATTGTCTCGGGTGCTGGTGCTGTTTCAACTCCTCTAGTTGCGAAAGAGCCCGACACTTTCTATTACCTCACACTCGAGGCCATTAGCGTTGGAGAGAAGAGGTTGGCCTACAAAACCAAATCACCGAACTGCGAAGATAGTCCTGCTGTTGCTGTTGCTGGCAATGAGGGTAACATTATCATCGACTCAGGTACTACTTTGACATTCCTTCCACCTGGATTTTATGACGATTTGGTATCGGCGTTGGAGGTTGCCATTAACGCAGAGAGGGTTAGTGATCCGAGGGGGATTCTGAGCCTTTGTTTTCGAAGCGAAGGCGATGACATTGGTGTTCCCGTTATAACTGCGCACTTCAAGGGTGCGGATGTGAAGATGCAGGCAGTAAACACATTTGCTAGAATGGAGGAAGATTTGGTTTGCCTGACAATGATACCGTCCAGTGACGTTGCAATATTTGGGAACTTGGCTCAAATCAACTTCCTGGTGGGTTATGATCTTGAGGACAGAACTGTGTCGTTTAAGCCGGCTGATTGCACCAAGCATTGA
- the LOC126606192 gene encoding uncharacterized protein LOC126606192 — translation MADFSFYLSDTDESAVDDLISQAQDLCVLEQVSAINCSGFTDSLLPTELESRFRKLKSFPESSASRPPLLTTGSARRNSVEGKTDPVSDAAIFSPSKQNPDEKLGSNLKSDPSEFSVAKSKYNPGGRRGSKAKLKSGSVSSPSNSSNSSPESAIFSPSKQNPDKKQRSTPKPKSRSFDSPPDSSNSLTDSPSPPRKSGCLWCSPKTKRASHTKSKEKGAIDFGAGLNFSDDDGLLSDLGSFSKKEQARKLKKAMKEEEKICREAEKIVKWAKQASARMSAAAIEDELGDD, via the coding sequence ATGGCGGATTTCTCCTTCTACCTCTCCGATACCGACGAATCAGCTGTGGACGACCTCATCTCCCAAGCCCAAGACCTCTGCGTTCTCGAGCAAGTTTCCGCCATCAACTGCTCCGGCTTCACCGACTCTCTCCTCCCCACTGAACTTGAATCCCGCTTCCGCAAACTCAAATCCTTCCCAGAGAGCTCCGCCTCCCGCCCGCCACTGTTAACCACCGGTTCAGCTCGGCGCAATTCGGTTGAAGGTAAGACAGACCCTGTTTCTGATGCTGCCATTTTCTCGCCTTCCAAACAGAACCCAGATGAGAAATTGGGGTCAAATCTCAAATCTGATCCCTCAGAATTTTCAGTAGCGAAATCGAAATACAACCCAGGTGGGAGAAGGGGTTCAAAGGCGAAATTGAAAAGTGGTTCAGTCTCATCCCCTTCAAATTCCTCCAATTCTTCTCCGGAAAGTGCAATTTTCTCGCCATCCAAACAGAACCCAGATAAGAAGCAGCGTTCTACGCCCAAACCGAAATCTCGGTCGTTTGATTCTCCGCCGGATTCTTCTAATTCGTTGACGGACTCCCCTTCGCCCCCGAGGAAATCGGGTTGCTTGTGGTGTTCCCCGAAGACAAAGAGGGCTTCTCACACAAAGAGTAAAGAAAAAGGGGCAATTGACTTCGGGGCTGGTCTGAATTTCAGCGACGATGATGGGCTTTTATCTGATTTGGGCAGTTTTTCGAAGAAAGAGCAGGCGAGGAAGCTGAAGAAGGCgatgaaggaggaggagaagattTGCAGAGAGGCTGAGAAAATTGTCAAGTGGGCTAAGCAGGCGTCGGCAAGGATGAGTGCAGCTGCCATTGAAGATGAACTTGGTGATGATTAG